In Micromonospora purpureochromogenes, a single window of DNA contains:
- a CDS encoding PH domain-containing protein, which yields MQPPSSPSHQWRVPPALPVVKLVGAVLLVALGLLLADGDPVQAVLTVAVVAGLAGWALRDLLAPVRLAADPAGVTVIHKYAGRRHLPWPAVEAITVDRRSRLGLSTDTLEIDAGESLHLFGRYDLGAPPDEVAATLRSVRAAARH from the coding sequence GTGCAGCCTCCATCGTCCCCGTCCCACCAGTGGCGGGTGCCGCCGGCCCTGCCGGTGGTGAAGCTGGTCGGCGCGGTGCTGCTGGTCGCGCTCGGCCTGCTGCTCGCCGACGGCGACCCGGTCCAGGCGGTGCTGACCGTCGCGGTCGTCGCCGGCCTGGCCGGCTGGGCGCTGCGCGACCTGCTAGCCCCGGTCCGCCTCGCCGCCGACCCGGCGGGGGTCACCGTCATCCACAAGTACGCCGGCCGGCGGCACCTGCCCTGGCCGGCCGTCGAGGCGATCACGGTGGACCGGCGGTCCCGGCTCGGGCTGTCCACCGACACCCTGGAGATCGACGCCGGGGAGTCGCTGCACCTCTTCGGCCGGTACGACCTGGGCGCCCCGCCCGACGAGGTGGCCGCGACGCTCCGGTCGGTCCGGGCCGCCGCCCGCCACTGA
- a CDS encoding thiolase family protein, with amino-acid sequence MSDAVIVGAVRTPVGRRKGSLSAVHPVDLSAHVLRALAERTGIEPGQVDDVVWGCVSQVGEQSWNIARNGVLAAGWPESVPGTTVDRQCGSSQQALHFAAAAVASGQADLVVAGGVESMTRVPMGSSVAGGIPFSDQLRDRYRGVEGFAGDEPLPFNQGVGAELIAARWRFSRTQLDEFALASHEKAAAAQDAGAFDPELAPVALADGGKFAADEGIRRDTSLEKLGELKTPFRADGVVTAGSASQISDGAAALAVTTSEWASRHGLRPLARIHTAVVAADDPVTMLTAPIPATAKALRRAGLGIEEIGVYEVNEAFAPVPLAWLAETEADPDRLNPRGGAIALGHPLGASGARIMTTMLQHMRDNGIRYGLQTMCEGGGMANATIVELL; translated from the coding sequence ATGAGTGACGCAGTCATCGTCGGCGCGGTTCGCACCCCGGTGGGGCGGCGCAAGGGCAGCCTGTCCGCCGTGCATCCGGTCGACCTCTCGGCGCACGTGCTGCGCGCGCTCGCCGAGCGCACCGGCATCGAGCCCGGCCAGGTCGACGACGTGGTCTGGGGCTGCGTGTCCCAGGTCGGCGAGCAGTCCTGGAACATCGCCCGCAACGGCGTGCTCGCCGCCGGCTGGCCCGAGTCGGTCCCCGGCACCACCGTCGACCGGCAGTGCGGGTCCAGCCAGCAGGCGTTGCACTTCGCCGCCGCGGCGGTCGCCTCCGGCCAGGCCGACCTGGTGGTCGCCGGTGGCGTCGAGTCGATGACCCGGGTGCCGATGGGCTCCAGCGTTGCCGGCGGGATTCCGTTCAGCGACCAGCTCCGCGACCGCTACCGGGGCGTCGAGGGCTTCGCCGGGGACGAGCCGCTGCCGTTCAACCAGGGCGTGGGCGCCGAGCTGATCGCCGCGCGCTGGCGCTTCTCCCGCACCCAGCTCGACGAGTTCGCGCTGGCCAGCCACGAGAAGGCGGCCGCCGCGCAGGACGCCGGCGCGTTCGACCCCGAGCTGGCCCCGGTGGCGCTGGCCGACGGCGGCAAGTTCGCCGCCGACGAGGGCATCCGCCGGGACACCTCGCTGGAGAAGCTCGGCGAGCTGAAGACCCCGTTCCGCGCCGACGGCGTGGTCACCGCCGGGTCCGCGTCGCAGATCTCCGACGGCGCGGCCGCGCTCGCCGTCACCACCAGCGAGTGGGCCAGCCGGCACGGCCTGCGACCGCTGGCCCGCATCCACACCGCCGTGGTCGCCGCCGACGACCCGGTCACCATGCTCACCGCGCCGATCCCGGCCACCGCGAAGGCGCTGCGCCGCGCGGGGCTGGGCATCGAGGAGATCGGGGTGTACGAGGTGAACGAGGCGTTCGCCCCGGTGCCGCTGGCCTGGCTGGCCGAGACCGAGGCGGACCCGGACCGGCTCAACCCGCGCGGTGGCGCGATCGCCCTCGGCCACCCGCTCGGCGCCAGCGGCGCCCGGATCATGACCACCATGCTCCAGCACATGCGCGACAACGGCATCCGGTACGGCCTGCAGACCATGTGCGAGGGCGGCGGCATGGCCAACGCCACCATCGTCGAGCTGCTCTGA